From a region of the Triticum aestivum cultivar Chinese Spring chromosome 7D, IWGSC CS RefSeq v2.1, whole genome shotgun sequence genome:
- the LOC123166981 gene encoding B-cell receptor-associated protein 31, with the protein MIQLLFVVLVAEAAVATVLLFKTPLRKLAMLGLDRLKRGRRAPVAVKTVAGVVITLLASTLYSMAEISGRAGDPEAGGGAALSPTDQVLFSRHLLEASLMGYTLFLALVIDRLHQYIRELRGLKKNVEAVSKQNKTLEEGKHGRSQEIAKYQEEVATLNEEMKKLKLQVQEKTEEVHVAEDKALAIQKQSESLLLEYDRLLEDNQHLREQLQSIDLRLSNPS; encoded by the exons ATGATCCAGCTCCTGTTCGTGGTGCTCGTCGCCGAGGCGGCCGTGGCGACGGTGCTGCTATTCAAGACGCCGCTGCGGAAGCTCGCCATGCTGGGCCTCGACCGCCTCAAGCGCGGCCGCCGGGCGCCCGTCGCCGTCAAGACCGTTGCCGGCGTCGTCATCACGCTCCTCGCCTCCACGCTCTACAGCATGGCCGAGATCAGCGGCCGCGCCGGGGACCCCGAGGCCGGAGGCGGCGCCGCCCTCTCTCCCACCGACCAGGTCCTCTTCTCGCGCCACCTCCTCGAGGCGTCCCTCATGG GTTACACTTTGTTTCTTGCTCTAGTTATTGACCGACTCCACCAATATATCAGAGAACTACGTGGGCTAAAGAAGAATGTCGAGGCTGTATCGAAGCAGAACAAAACGTTAGAGGAAGGAAAACATGGAAGATCTCAGGAGATAGCGAAATACCAGGAAGAGGTTGCCACTCTGAACGAGGAGATGAAGAAACTGAAGCTGCAAGTACAAGAGAAGACCGAGGAGGTCCATGTTGCTGAGGACAAGGCACTTGCTATTCAAAAGCAATCTGAAAGCTTGCTGCTTGAATATGACCGGCTCCTGGAGGATAACCAACATCTTCGGGAGCAGCTGCAGTCAATTGATCTCAGGCTCTCCAATCCTTCCTGA
- the LOC123164808 gene encoding uncharacterized protein isoform X1, producing MALRVLLKKSYSQLAGSFSGASRLELHRCAHGSRHRRPASQTPEEGGVASLSNALSGGLHPRLAIPNNNGLHGFTARYLNTSPCPRELVTRSCSRTGVNSVNINHIMKSASVRPATGAGRTFSSKTTTSDEPSIESQIKAN from the exons ATGGCCTTGCGGGTGTTGCTGAAGAAATCCTACTCCCAGCTGGCCGGATCTTTCTCG GGCGCGAGTAGGCTGGAGTTGCACCGGTGTGCCCATGGATCTCGACACCGACGACCTGCGTCGCAGACACCTGAG GAAGGCGGTGTTGCGTCTCTCAGTAATGCTCTTAGTGGAGGTCTCCATCCTAGACTGGCGATCCCCAATAACAATGGGCTCCATGGCTTT ACAGCAAGGTACTTGAACACCTCTCCATGTCCTCGTGAGCTTGTTACAAGAAGCTGCTCAAGGACTGGTGTGAACTCAGTAAACATAAATCACATCATGAAGTCAGCATCTGTGCGTCCAGCTACAGGGGCTGGGCGAACTTTCTCTTCCAAGACGACCACCAGTGACGAACCTTCAATTGAATCACAGATCAAAGC GAATTGA
- the LOC123164808 gene encoding uncharacterized protein isoform X2 — translation MALRVLLKKSYSQLAGSFSEGGVASLSNALSGGLHPRLAIPNNNGLHGFTARYLNTSPCPRELVTRSCSRTGVNSVNINHIMKSASVRPATGAGRTFSSKTTTSDEPSIESQIKAN, via the exons ATGGCCTTGCGGGTGTTGCTGAAGAAATCCTACTCCCAGCTGGCCGGATCTTTCTCG GAAGGCGGTGTTGCGTCTCTCAGTAATGCTCTTAGTGGAGGTCTCCATCCTAGACTGGCGATCCCCAATAACAATGGGCTCCATGGCTTT ACAGCAAGGTACTTGAACACCTCTCCATGTCCTCGTGAGCTTGTTACAAGAAGCTGCTCAAGGACTGGTGTGAACTCAGTAAACATAAATCACATCATGAAGTCAGCATCTGTGCGTCCAGCTACAGGGGCTGGGCGAACTTTCTCTTCCAAGACGACCACCAGTGACGAACCTTCAATTGAATCACAGATCAAAGC GAATTGA